From Ignavibacteriales bacterium, the proteins below share one genomic window:
- a CDS encoding ROK family protein, which produces MILGLDIGGTKTAVVVGTSRGEILSRRQFTTASERGFENVFDELSMTITQVLASAPEPVKAISVSVGGPLDVLKGIINSPPNLPGWNNIPLKDLLTNKFSLPVFVEHDGNAGALAEFYFGAGRGFRNIVFLTMGTGLGAGLILDGRVYRGTTDTAGEVGHIRIAEDGPLCYGKSGSLEGYGSGTGIARLAHMMFPSLWGGSATVLDVYVALKQGSPEAKQVFERAATYLGRGFAMITDFINPQRIILGGLGLRIADAFLPFADAVFRQEALPQSGAACSIVPAQLGEAIGDVASLCAALDQGGMIDNSVPFRGGSH; this is translated from the coding sequence ATGATTCTTGGACTCGACATCGGCGGGACGAAAACAGCGGTAGTCGTGGGAACATCGCGCGGTGAAATTCTCTCTCGCCGGCAGTTCACAACGGCTTCGGAGCGCGGCTTCGAGAACGTGTTCGACGAGCTTTCCATGACTATCACTCAGGTGCTGGCGAGTGCACCGGAGCCCGTGAAAGCGATCAGCGTTTCGGTCGGTGGTCCACTCGACGTGCTGAAGGGGATCATCAATTCTCCCCCCAATCTCCCCGGATGGAACAATATTCCCTTGAAGGATCTCCTCACAAACAAGTTCTCTCTCCCTGTGTTTGTAGAACACGACGGCAACGCCGGAGCGCTTGCGGAGTTCTACTTCGGTGCCGGCAGAGGATTCCGCAATATTGTCTTTCTGACTATGGGCACAGGCCTCGGGGCCGGGTTGATTCTTGACGGCAGGGTGTACAGAGGAACGACGGACACGGCGGGAGAGGTAGGGCACATACGTATCGCCGAGGACGGTCCGCTCTGCTACGGGAAAAGTGGATCATTGGAAGGATATGGAAGCGGCACCGGCATAGCGAGGCTTGCGCATATGATGTTCCCGTCTCTGTGGGGCGGCTCGGCAACCGTATTGGATGTGTATGTCGCTTTGAAGCAGGGATCGCCCGAAGCGAAGCAGGTGTTCGAACGTGCGGCTACGTACCTGGGACGCGGGTTCGCGATGATCACGGATTTCATCAATCCTCAGCGCATTATACTTGGAGGACTGGGCTTGCGGATTGCGGATGCGTTTCTCCCGTTCGCAGATGCAGTGTTTCGCCAGGAGGCTCTGCCGCAGTCGGGCGCCGCATGCAGTATTGTTCCTGCCCAATTGGGGGAAGCCATCGGTGACGTTGCGTCGCTGTGCGCTGCTCTCGATCAGGGCGGTATGATTGACAACTCGGTACCATTCAGGGGAGGTTCACATTGA
- a CDS encoding glycoside hydrolase family 3 C-terminal domain-containing protein: MRRILSCIYLVMVTAYMNADAQQGSWVESTLASMTLEEKIGQLFAADLVAVYSNRESPSFQLAKEFVHKYHVGGFILAGGTVSDIALVTNALQRESKLPLLISADLEGGLWFNHPYRWLMGRGPELPRFVGGGGTPLPSCMAVGATGNTHFAYEFGRITAREARAVGIHWINAPVADVNSNPHNPIVNTRSFGEDPAQVAAMVEAYVRGAQEEKVIATLKHFPGHGDTEEDTHMQLPSLPFDRARLDAVEFVPFKAGINAGVQAVMTAHIALPNVDPEKRPSTLSPVIVTELLRNHLGFKGLVVTDGMTMQGVTDHFSAAEAAIRAIEAGDDVVLVPADFAQAYNGVLGAVRSGRISLARVEESVRRVLAAKVWVGIDRARTVNVENISNIVAPPESERIADSMFSAAVTLLRNQGNVLPLSPAARVLVVTVTDEPNLQIGDALASVLKTKHQSVALSHVWNESSPDAISRIIAEAQTADIIVAGIYLSVGAWKGQLGFSPELRKFFDKLSTLKKPVVTIAFGDPYVIEKLPTTDVIIATYTGVRKAEEAAANVLLGKSEVKGKLPVTIPGKFTRGDGIHLTPIAR; the protein is encoded by the coding sequence GTGAGAAGAATTCTTTCATGTATTTATCTGGTGATGGTGACGGCATATATGAACGCGGACGCGCAGCAGGGCAGTTGGGTTGAATCCACGCTTGCATCGATGACGCTCGAGGAGAAAATCGGCCAGCTGTTCGCCGCCGATCTCGTGGCGGTCTATTCGAACAGAGAGAGCCCCAGCTTTCAGCTTGCGAAAGAGTTTGTGCACAAGTACCACGTCGGCGGCTTCATCCTCGCCGGTGGCACTGTGAGTGACATCGCTCTCGTCACCAATGCGTTGCAGCGTGAATCAAAACTCCCGCTTCTCATCAGCGCCGACCTGGAAGGGGGGCTTTGGTTCAATCATCCCTATCGGTGGTTGATGGGCAGGGGTCCGGAACTTCCCAGGTTTGTCGGTGGTGGAGGAACCCCGCTGCCGTCCTGCATGGCAGTCGGAGCGACCGGGAATACCCATTTTGCCTATGAATTCGGCAGAATAACCGCCCGGGAGGCTCGTGCAGTAGGCATTCACTGGATTAACGCTCCGGTGGCAGATGTGAACAGCAATCCGCACAATCCCATCGTCAATACAAGGTCTTTCGGTGAAGATCCTGCGCAGGTAGCGGCGATGGTAGAGGCATACGTACGAGGAGCCCAGGAAGAAAAGGTCATAGCGACGTTGAAACATTTTCCGGGTCATGGAGATACTGAAGAAGACACTCACATGCAGCTTCCTTCGCTGCCGTTTGATCGCGCCAGGCTTGATGCCGTGGAATTTGTGCCGTTCAAAGCGGGTATCAACGCGGGTGTGCAAGCGGTGATGACCGCGCACATAGCGCTCCCGAACGTCGATCCTGAAAAACGCCCCTCCACGCTTTCACCGGTCATCGTGACCGAACTGCTCCGTAATCATCTTGGATTCAAAGGGCTGGTCGTCACAGATGGCATGACGATGCAGGGAGTGACCGATCACTTCAGCGCTGCTGAGGCGGCTATCCGCGCGATCGAAGCCGGCGACGATGTCGTTCTGGTACCGGCTGATTTTGCGCAGGCGTACAATGGTGTGCTCGGCGCAGTGCGCTCGGGCCGGATATCACTGGCACGCGTTGAAGAGTCTGTCCGTCGCGTGCTCGCGGCGAAGGTGTGGGTAGGCATCGACCGCGCGCGAACCGTCAATGTCGAGAATATCTCGAACATCGTGGCGCCGCCGGAATCAGAGAGAATTGCCGATTCCATGTTCAGCGCTGCTGTCACGCTTCTGAGGAATCAGGGAAACGTCCTGCCGCTTTCCCCTGCGGCGCGAGTTCTGGTTGTCACGGTGACCGACGAGCCGAACCTTCAAATTGGCGACGCGTTGGCCAGCGTGTTGAAAACGAAGCATCAGTCAGTTGCCCTGTCACACGTGTGGAATGAATCTTCGCCTGATGCGATCAGCCGCATCATCGCCGAGGCTCAGACCGCCGACATCATCGTCGCGGGGATCTATCTCTCCGTAGGAGCCTGGAAAGGACAACTTGGTTTCTCACCGGAGCTGCGGAAGTTCTTTGACAAGCTTTCAACGTTGAAGAAACCAGTGGTGACCATAGCCTTTGGTGATCCCTACGTTATCGAGAAGCTTCCAACGACTGATGTAATCATAGCAACATACACTGGCGTGCGGAAGGCGGAAGAAGCGGCCGCAAATGTATTGCTCGGCAAATCCGAGGTGAAGGGGAAACTCCCCGTCACCATTCCCGGGAAGTTCACACGAGGCGACGGGATTCACCTTACTCCCATTGCACGGTAA
- a CDS encoding Gfo/Idh/MocA family oxidoreductase gives MQKEIRVGLIGFGQMGRIHSYAYRSIPMYYDGSPCKITLKCVCDTNESLAKKGVDQAGFESYTTDYRELIARSDIDVVNICTPNKLHKDSVIAALRGGKHVYCEKPLAFDEAEAKEIVAVADQSGLKHQITAEYRFIPAIMKAKELINADFVGRVFHFRGLYLHSGYIDPKRPREWRLVKEMIGGGVLVDLGPHILDIMQYLVGDVDMVSATMETFFKERPLPENPKKKGKVDVEDAITALLRFKNGGIGIAEMSRVATGAEDEMRFEINGQTGALKFNLMNPNELLAYNANDAKGVQGYKSISTVQKYPAPAIMPAPKFTMGWVRSHVAAQYSFLDCVVNDRIPSPNFHDALKIHHLMEAIYKAVEAKQWVKV, from the coding sequence CTATCGCTCGATCCCCATGTACTATGATGGCAGCCCCTGCAAGATCACGCTCAAATGTGTCTGTGACACAAACGAATCGCTTGCGAAAAAAGGGGTGGACCAGGCGGGCTTCGAGTCGTACACAACCGACTATCGAGAACTCATCGCCCGCAGCGATATTGATGTCGTCAATATCTGCACCCCGAACAAGCTGCACAAAGACTCGGTCATCGCCGCGCTCAGGGGCGGCAAGCATGTGTATTGTGAGAAGCCGCTTGCGTTCGACGAAGCGGAGGCAAAAGAAATCGTGGCAGTAGCAGATCAATCGGGCTTGAAACACCAGATAACGGCGGAATACCGTTTCATCCCCGCCATCATGAAGGCCAAAGAGCTGATCAACGCGGATTTCGTAGGGCGGGTGTTTCATTTTCGCGGCTTGTATCTGCATTCGGGTTATATCGATCCAAAACGGCCGCGTGAATGGCGCTTGGTGAAAGAAATGATCGGCGGCGGTGTGCTTGTTGATTTGGGTCCGCACATCCTGGATATCATGCAATATCTCGTCGGCGATGTTGACATGGTCTCAGCGACGATGGAAACGTTCTTCAAAGAGCGCCCGCTCCCTGAAAATCCAAAAAAGAAAGGGAAAGTGGATGTCGAAGACGCTATTACAGCGTTGCTGAGGTTCAAGAATGGCGGTATCGGGATCGCCGAAATGTCGCGTGTGGCCACAGGCGCTGAAGACGAGATGCGCTTTGAGATCAACGGTCAGACCGGAGCGCTGAAATTCAATTTGATGAACCCAAACGAGCTGCTTGCCTACAACGCGAATGATGCGAAGGGCGTACAGGGGTATAAGTCGATCAGCACGGTACAGAAGTATCCCGCTCCAGCGATCATGCCGGCTCCGAAATTCACCATGGGGTGGGTGCGGTCGCATGTGGCGGCACAATACAGTTTTCTCGACTGCGTCGTGAATGACAGAATTCCGTCACCGAATTTCCACGATGCGCTCAAGATTCACCACCTGATGGAAGCAATCTACAAGGCGGTCGAGGCAAAGCAATGGGTGAAGGTCTAA
- a CDS encoding fumarylacetoacetate hydrolase family protein produces MKVAQFEDTQGYCIGIFDKGRWINLSDAEAAYTAITQKVVVEPTTTILQLLEDGRFDPAEFRVVLQFLEKHKLEKQYLISKDAVLKAPILRPPKIVALGLNYALHAKEGNAAVPKEPIIFMKAGSSVIGPGDTILLPKGLGRMDHEIELAVIIGRRTTAARKKDALSYVAGYTILNDVTARELQTSDLEKKHPWFRSKSYDTFTPLGPWIVTADEIGSPIELGLECRVNGTVRQKSNTKNMVFDVPTQIEFISKFITLEPGDIISTGTPHGIGPIKHGDEVVCRIKNIGELKNPVRDR; encoded by the coding sequence ATGAAGGTAGCACAATTTGAAGATACGCAGGGTTACTGCATCGGCATCTTTGACAAGGGTCGATGGATCAACCTCTCCGACGCTGAAGCGGCATATACAGCGATTACGCAAAAGGTCGTCGTGGAGCCGACGACAACGATTCTTCAGCTTCTTGAAGACGGTCGCTTCGATCCGGCAGAATTCAGAGTCGTTCTACAATTCCTGGAGAAGCACAAGCTCGAGAAACAGTATCTGATCAGCAAAGACGCGGTTCTGAAGGCCCCCATCCTGCGTCCCCCAAAAATCGTCGCACTTGGTCTCAACTACGCACTCCATGCCAAGGAAGGTAACGCGGCGGTTCCGAAGGAACCGATCATCTTCATGAAGGCAGGCTCCTCGGTGATTGGTCCGGGTGATACCATCCTGCTGCCAAAAGGTTTGGGGAGAATGGATCATGAAATCGAATTGGCCGTCATCATTGGGCGGCGGACAACAGCGGCAAGGAAAAAGGACGCCCTGAGTTATGTAGCCGGCTATACGATACTGAACGACGTGACGGCGCGCGAGCTGCAGACAAGCGATCTTGAGAAGAAACACCCATGGTTTCGTTCGAAGAGCTATGATACGTTTACGCCTCTTGGCCCCTGGATCGTGACGGCAGACGAAATCGGCAGCCCGATCGAGCTCGGACTCGAATGCCGCGTCAACGGCACCGTACGTCAGAAGTCGAACACAAAGAACATGGTTTTTGACGTGCCCACGCAGATTGAATTCATCTCCAAATTCATTACCCTGGAGCCCGGCGACATCATCTCCACGGGAACCCCCCACGGGATCGGACCGATAAAACATGGCGATGAAGTCGTTTGTCGGATCAAGAATATCGGCGAACTGAAGAACCCGGTTCGGGATCGATGA
- a CDS encoding 1-phosphofructokinase family hexose kinase gives MILTITLNPMLDKTVHIERLERGLIHRAKAMEMVPGGKGINVSRQLKRLGIKTLATGFLGGEVGGVMARLLSQEKVDHDFIMTDAMTRDGVTYLEPDGTWTAMFEPSLGIDVLYVHELNKKIASLLSTSTWIVCGGSSPGHEADDLFYEAIVMAHKTGVPSVLDSYGKAFELAMKAPPTLVKPNKREFEVTYGRTLHTPADHVDAINFLFAKGARYCIISDGGASFFAGVQGHYWRITPPAVKAVNATGSGDAMIAGILYGFRQGWKFERCLAFGTAAGAANARVWDVASLALEDITRLESEVVMQRI, from the coding sequence ATGATTCTTACGATCACACTGAATCCCATGCTCGACAAGACCGTTCACATCGAGCGGCTGGAACGGGGCCTCATCCATCGGGCAAAAGCCATGGAAATGGTCCCGGGAGGCAAAGGTATTAACGTTTCCCGGCAGCTGAAGCGTTTGGGCATCAAGACTCTCGCGACGGGATTTCTGGGGGGAGAGGTCGGAGGTGTTATGGCCCGGCTCCTGAGCCAGGAAAAGGTCGATCATGATTTTATCATGACGGATGCAATGACGCGGGATGGGGTTACATACCTAGAACCTGACGGAACGTGGACAGCAATGTTTGAGCCGTCGCTCGGAATCGATGTCCTGTATGTGCACGAACTCAACAAGAAGATTGCATCACTACTATCCACGAGCACCTGGATCGTCTGTGGAGGAAGTTCGCCGGGTCATGAAGCGGACGATCTGTTCTATGAGGCAATTGTGATGGCGCACAAAACGGGCGTGCCCAGCGTGCTCGATTCGTATGGGAAGGCCTTCGAGCTCGCTATGAAGGCACCGCCGACACTGGTCAAGCCGAATAAAAGAGAGTTCGAAGTCACATACGGCAGGACACTGCACACTCCGGCCGATCACGTTGATGCGATAAATTTCCTGTTCGCAAAAGGGGCTCGCTATTGCATCATCTCAGATGGGGGAGCATCGTTTTTCGCCGGTGTTCAGGGGCATTATTGGAGAATCACGCCACCCGCAGTGAAAGCGGTGAACGCCACCGGTTCGGGGGATGCCATGATTGCCGGGATCCTTTATGGTTTTCGCCAGGGGTGGAAATTTGAGCGATGCCTCGCGTTCGGAACAGCTGCCGGCGCCGCAAATGCCCGGGTCTGGGATGTGGCATCGCTGGCGTTGGAAGACATTACCAGGCTGGAATCTGAAGTCGTCATGCAGCGAATCTGA
- a CDS encoding M20 family metallopeptidase, which yields MDQVVSLLSDLVAIPSMNPMGRGRTGPEYCEQSIAEFVRGILVQNSIDCELQQVLPGRPNVVGHVNVGAARTIMLEAHLDTVQVDTMAVEPFTPVIRGGRLYGRGSCDTKGSMAAFLQAAIRSMKTPERLRYNIVLLFVADEEYRFTGAQHAVRNGLKADFGIAGEPTQLRIVRAHKGVTRWKIFTTGLAAHSAYPERGKNSIYAMSHIVNRLERYAAELYARHAHPVLGAPSLSVGVIEGGQAVNIVPDRCSIELDRRTLPGESMQSVLDPVRALLQDLSDWEMKEPYLSVAGMEVLLGAPVVEALANSIHAVLGDAATEGAQYATDAGIYNAAGIPTIVFGPGDIAQAHTESEFIDLSQLDLAVAIIERLLTT from the coding sequence ATGGATCAAGTAGTATCACTTCTTTCCGATCTTGTCGCAATCCCGAGCATGAACCCAATGGGAAGGGGACGCACGGGACCGGAGTATTGCGAACAATCGATTGCTGAGTTCGTCCGGGGAATCCTCGTTCAGAATTCGATCGACTGTGAACTGCAACAGGTGCTCCCGGGCCGGCCAAACGTTGTCGGCCATGTCAACGTTGGTGCAGCGCGGACGATCATGCTCGAAGCGCACCTCGACACCGTGCAGGTGGATACGATGGCTGTCGAACCGTTCACGCCCGTCATTCGCGGCGGTCGGCTCTATGGCCGGGGATCGTGTGATACCAAGGGATCAATGGCAGCGTTCCTGCAGGCAGCCATACGGTCCATGAAAACACCTGAACGGCTGCGGTACAATATCGTCCTCCTCTTTGTCGCTGATGAAGAATATCGATTCACCGGAGCGCAGCACGCCGTAAGGAATGGGCTGAAGGCAGATTTTGGCATTGCGGGGGAACCGACCCAGCTCAGAATTGTGCGGGCACACAAGGGTGTCACACGCTGGAAAATATTCACGACAGGCCTGGCGGCGCACTCCGCATATCCGGAGCGCGGAAAAAATTCCATCTATGCGATGTCGCACATTGTCAACCGGCTTGAGCGATATGCTGCAGAATTGTACGCGCGCCACGCTCATCCTGTGCTTGGCGCTCCATCGCTCAGCGTTGGCGTCATCGAGGGGGGACAGGCGGTCAATATCGTTCCGGACCGGTGCTCGATTGAATTGGACCGTCGAACACTACCGGGCGAAAGCATGCAAAGCGTCCTCGACCCGGTCCGGGCGTTGTTACAAGACCTCTCCGATTGGGAGATGAAGGAACCCTACTTGTCCGTTGCAGGCATGGAGGTATTGCTCGGAGCTCCCGTCGTTGAAGCTTTGGCGAACTCCATCCACGCAGTGCTTGGCGATGCTGCAACCGAAGGTGCGCAGTACGCCACGGACGCCGGCATCTACAACGCCGCCGGGATTCCGACGATCGTTTTTGGTCCCGGGGACATTGCCCAGGCACATACCGAATCGGAATTCATCGACCTTTCTCAACTGGATCTGGCCGTGGCCATTATCGAGAGGCTCCTGACTACATGA
- a CDS encoding cyclase family protein: MDLTHPISVETPVYFPWHPATEIEQTATYQEHRCEVRRLSFGSHSGTHIDAPSHVFEGKPTLDQYDPALWYVDAQVLDFTGRAPSEKITKEEIRAKFHTKSIGVVVKTGWDVRFGQKDYYATYPPLSNEAAEYLVDMNIRVLAADTPFTLDVHYIILGHGIPLITNLNNTARLKEGMIKLISAPLLIKGGDGAPARVLAVTA, translated from the coding sequence GTGGATTTAACACATCCGATCAGCGTGGAGACACCCGTCTATTTTCCATGGCATCCCGCAACCGAGATTGAGCAGACGGCCACGTATCAGGAACATCGATGCGAGGTACGCCGCTTGAGTTTCGGGAGCCACAGCGGGACTCACATCGACGCGCCGAGCCACGTCTTCGAGGGCAAGCCGACGCTGGATCAGTATGATCCTGCTCTGTGGTATGTGGATGCGCAGGTTCTGGATTTCACCGGACGTGCGCCCAGTGAGAAGATCACGAAGGAAGAAATCCGCGCCAAGTTCCACACGAAGTCAATCGGGGTTGTTGTGAAAACGGGATGGGATGTCCGGTTTGGGCAGAAAGATTACTACGCTACCTACCCGCCTCTTTCGAATGAAGCGGCGGAGTACCTGGTTGACATGAACATTCGCGTGCTCGCCGCGGATACGCCGTTCACGCTCGACGTGCACTACATCATCCTGGGGCATGGCATACCATTGATAACGAATTTGAACAACACGGCCCGGCTGAAGGAAGGAATGATCAAGCTCATCTCGGCCCCATTGCTCATCAAAGGGGGCGATGGCGCTCCGGCCCGAGTATTGGCAGTCACCGCATAA
- the menC gene encoding o-succinylbenzoate synthase, translating into MKIDQVTLTHVRVPLVEPFRISNGEIAEKDAILVGVFSGGLVGYGESSPMSGSFYSDETPESAWNCLMNDLIPGLLRIAPDSIEEINTLVDQTKGNAFAKAGIETAFWDLQAQQDGKPLCAELGGSRTKVESGLAVGIYPTVRELLRAIEKHLVEGYKRVKIKIQPGWDMKPLSEVRGEFGKIALMVDANCAYTLKDLHHLKALDDFELMMVEQPLPKDDLEGHAALQAVLRTPVCLDESAKDVPTVKRAIELKACKIVNIKIQRVGGLQNAKKMHDLCAENTIPVWGGTMPELGIGGAQTVHLATLGNFMFPTDVESSRRWFVDDIIEPLLEVRNGMISLPESTGNGYKVDPRKVQQYKVREESFR; encoded by the coding sequence ATGAAGATTGATCAGGTTACACTGACGCATGTGCGAGTCCCGCTCGTCGAGCCGTTCAGAATCAGCAACGGCGAGATCGCAGAGAAAGACGCGATCCTGGTGGGTGTGTTCAGTGGAGGACTTGTGGGATATGGAGAATCCTCTCCGATGTCAGGGTCATTCTATTCAGACGAGACCCCGGAATCGGCGTGGAACTGTCTTATGAATGATCTGATTCCCGGGTTGCTTCGAATTGCTCCTGATTCAATCGAAGAAATCAATACGCTGGTCGATCAAACGAAAGGAAACGCGTTCGCAAAGGCGGGTATCGAAACAGCCTTTTGGGATTTGCAGGCACAACAAGACGGAAAACCATTGTGTGCCGAGTTGGGAGGCAGCCGCACTAAGGTTGAATCAGGCCTTGCCGTGGGGATCTATCCGACGGTGCGGGAGCTTCTCCGGGCGATCGAGAAACATCTCGTTGAAGGGTACAAACGGGTGAAGATAAAAATTCAGCCCGGCTGGGATATGAAGCCGCTGAGCGAGGTCCGTGGAGAGTTTGGCAAGATTGCTCTGATGGTCGACGCCAATTGCGCGTATACACTGAAGGATCTTCACCATCTCAAAGCGCTCGATGATTTTGAGTTGATGATGGTTGAGCAGCCTCTTCCAAAAGACGACCTGGAAGGACATGCTGCACTGCAGGCCGTCCTGCGGACTCCGGTGTGCCTTGATGAAAGCGCGAAGGATGTTCCGACGGTGAAAAGAGCCATCGAGCTCAAGGCGTGCAAGATCGTAAACATCAAGATTCAACGCGTGGGCGGATTACAGAACGCAAAGAAAATGCATGATCTCTGCGCCGAGAATACAATACCTGTGTGGGGGGGCACGATGCCGGAGCTGGGCATCGGCGGCGCTCAGACGGTACACCTTGCCACGCTGGGGAATTTCATGTTCCCGACAGACGTAGAATCCTCGAGGAGATGGTTTGTCGATGATATTATCGAACCGCTCCTGGAAGTCCGGAATGGAATGATCTCCCTGCCGGAAAGTACGGGCAACGGCTACAAGGTCGATCCTCGCAAAGTTCAACAGTACAAAGTCCGGGAGGAGAGCTTCAGATAA
- a CDS encoding DUF455 family protein, with protein sequence MGEGLKGIENLLLGNMKGRRMAGTLTVQQNLELLGRYRYVEMQCMELMGSWAYTMVDPEIKIGFGRHMFQDSVHADLLGKRIPELKGRSQHFHSIPPSDEFVKLLEKIWMESDELLRMVGLYRILKPELVNAYRRHIERLELPADEPTGRILLLIADEEQDHIEWADKLIGRLASDGKRSEEIAAWQKTRTQEMHAAGGVWGEGRKGGTYVFKKTHPYSKLPVRDGRWNILQDPAEFKEKDWSFDTNDGKLHLLHDLLNSEFITVERMGLILSDFPEIPWQMKLDMARQAWDEARHAEIVQRRLEELGGHVGMFPTSCFGWEQDVNRPDPLERLALSNMTFESESCKHLRDWITKAKRTGDTRSLQLVEFLLADEVNHVLYGVHWIDELTKNDPERRKRVMAYPEEVLASQHPVGVYFKETKNA encoded by the coding sequence ATGGGTGAAGGTCTAAAAGGAATTGAGAATCTACTACTCGGAAACATGAAGGGAAGGCGCATGGCAGGCACGTTGACCGTTCAACAAAATCTTGAACTCCTTGGCCGCTACCGGTACGTCGAGATGCAGTGTATGGAATTGATGGGGAGCTGGGCTTATACGATGGTCGATCCGGAAATCAAGATCGGATTCGGCCGGCACATGTTTCAGGATTCCGTCCATGCGGACTTGCTGGGCAAGCGCATTCCCGAACTGAAGGGGCGGTCACAGCATTTCCATTCCATACCCCCAAGTGATGAGTTTGTCAAATTGCTTGAGAAGATCTGGATGGAATCCGACGAGCTACTGCGCATGGTTGGATTGTATCGGATCTTGAAGCCCGAACTTGTCAACGCCTATCGACGCCACATAGAGCGCCTCGAACTTCCCGCTGATGAACCGACAGGCCGCATTCTTCTGCTGATCGCCGATGAGGAGCAGGATCACATCGAGTGGGCTGACAAACTCATCGGGCGGCTCGCTTCTGACGGGAAACGGTCTGAAGAGATCGCCGCATGGCAGAAGACTCGTACACAGGAAATGCACGCAGCCGGTGGTGTTTGGGGAGAAGGAAGAAAGGGGGGCACGTACGTTTTCAAGAAGACGCATCCGTACAGCAAGCTCCCCGTTCGCGATGGTCGGTGGAACATCCTGCAAGATCCTGCGGAGTTCAAAGAGAAGGATTGGTCGTTTGACACGAACGACGGGAAACTCCATCTGCTTCACGACCTGCTGAACAGCGAATTCATCACGGTAGAGAGGATGGGGCTGATCCTGTCTGATTTTCCGGAAATACCGTGGCAGATGAAACTGGATATGGCGCGTCAGGCGTGGGATGAAGCGCGGCACGCGGAAATTGTTCAGCGACGCCTGGAAGAACTCGGCGGCCATGTTGGCATGTTTCCAACAAGTTGTTTCGGGTGGGAACAGGACGTCAATCGTCCGGACCCGCTGGAACGCCTGGCCCTTTCGAACATGACGTTCGAGAGCGAGAGCTGCAAACATCTGCGTGACTGGATAACAAAAGCGAAACGCACAGGGGATACACGTTCCCTGCAGCTTGTGGAATTTCTTCTCGCTGACGAGGTCAATCACGTCTTGTACGGTGTCCACTGGATCGACGAACTCACGAAGAACGATCCCGAGCGCCGGAAACGGGTGATGGCGTATCCTGAAGAAGTCTTGGCGAGTCAGCATCCCGTTGGTGTCTATTTCAAGGAAACAAAGAACGCCTGA